A region of Candidatus Liberibacter africanus PTSAPSY DNA encodes the following proteins:
- a CDS encoding carbonic anhydrase gives MSEFPNILIKRHREFIENQYDKELFQKLANQQKPKIMIISCCDSRVAPETIFNAKPGELFVVRNVANVVPPYEPDGHHHATSAAIEFAVQGLNVEHIVIMGHGRCGGIQAALNPNDPPLSNGDFIEKWIGIVRPLIKEIVANNPIEKQTALEQLSIRNSLKNIRQFPFVKKLEQENILKIHGAWFNIISGELWILDPKSNEFICNPK, from the coding sequence ATGAGTGAATTTCCAAATATCCTAATTAAACGTCATCGTGAATTCATTGAAAATCAGTACGATAAAGAATTGTTTCAAAAACTTGCAAACCAACAAAAACCTAAAATAATGATTATCTCCTGTTGTGATTCACGTGTTGCACCTGAAACAATATTCAACGCTAAGCCAGGAGAACTGTTCGTAGTACGCAACGTTGCAAATGTTGTGCCACCTTATGAACCAGATGGACACCATCACGCAACTTCTGCTGCAATTGAGTTTGCGGTTCAAGGACTTAACGTAGAACATATAGTAATCATGGGACATGGCCGTTGCGGGGGAATACAAGCTGCCTTAAATCCAAACGACCCCCCTTTATCTAATGGAGACTTTATCGAAAAATGGATAGGCATCGTACGCCCTCTTATTAAAGAAATAGTAGCAAATAATCCTATCGAAAAACAAACTGCTCTAGAACAACTCTCAATCCGCAATTCCTTAAAAAATATACGACAATTCCCTTTTGTTAAAAAATTAGAACAAGAAAATATACTTAAAATCCACGGAGCTTGGTTTAACATTATCTCAGGAGAATTGTGGATTCTAGATCCTAAAAGCAACGAATTTATCTGCAATCCGAAATAA